A single region of the Populus nigra chromosome 2, ddPopNigr1.1, whole genome shotgun sequence genome encodes:
- the LOC133683197 gene encoding probable E3 ubiquitin-protein ligase XERICO: MGLSSLPAPSEGVLCVLLVNTALSISIVKGIVRSILHVVGIRLSPSASLPSSDNAEDTRESFEFRLSPPENYIEEFRSRMPSIRFNTVCSCKQPEHDCSVCLTQFEPESEINSLSCGHIFHKMCLEKWLDYWNITCPLCRTPLLPEEDASCFW, from the coding sequence ATGGGTCTATCAAGTCTGCCAGCTCCATCTGAAGGAGTGCTATGTGTGCTTTTAGTAAACACTGCCTTGTCAATTTCCATTGTCAAAGGGATAGTCCGTTCAATCCTTCACGTTGTTGGCATCCGTTTGTCACCATCTGCTTCACTCCCATCGTCAGATAATGCTGAAGACACCAGAGAGTCGTTTGAATTTCGTTTAAGTCCCCCAGAGAATTACATTGAGGAGTTCCGAAGCAGGATGCCATCAATCCGATTCAACACGGTGTGCAGCTGTAAACAGCCTGAACATGACTGCTCGGTTTGCTTGACCCAATTTGAGCCAGAATCGGAGATAAATAGCCTGTCATGTGGCCATATCTTTCATAAAATGTGCTTGGAGAAGTGGTTGGACTATTGGAACATTACATGCCCTCTTTGCAGGACTCCTTTGCTGCCTGAAGAGGATGCATCTTGCTTTTGGTGA